The genomic DNA GTGCCGGGGATCTCGGGGGCCCTGAGGGTTGTGACCTGGGTGATGGGGTCCATGTCGATGAGGCATCTCGTCGCCTTTTCGatctctgtgtgtgtgtaggCGTCCGTGCGGTCAGCAACGTGGCCTGCCTACTTGGTACCCGTCATGGCGTCTCATCGACAACATACATACCCCTTTGCAAAaaggcgcgcacgcgcacaaCGACCCTcacgttgccgccgccgtccatcCTGGCGGGCACGGGCGTGCTGCCATCGCGGGAGCgcagcgagggcgtcgaggcggacgaggcgacggcggcgaggcccgacgacgaggacgaggacgagggcatgAGCCGCGCGTCGAGGGCCATTTCCAACAGGGTCTCGTTGATGTCCTGGACACTATCGCGAAGCCGCTTGCGAAGATTGCGATACATGCGAGCAGCGGTCGGTGGTGGAGATTTGATATCTGCCCTAGTCGGACAAGGGCTTTGTTTACTTTGCTTTGTGGCGGGGGGTGCGAGGCTGTCGGGTTGTTGCCGGGGTAAAGTGCAGGGGGCGCCAGTGGGGTTTCCAGCGGTCATTGTTGGCTggagctgccctgcccacAGTGGAATGGCGCTGCCCGGGCTGCTTCCCGCCCGTCCttgtgctggctggcaggctgCACCAGCGCTGCCAGAGCGCCATCCACGCCGATTAGATAAGCGCCGCGCCGTACCGAGCCATACGGGCTCCGTAATTACCGCACCACTGCGCACGGCAGTGAGACACCACCTCACCAATGGAGAGTGCATGAGCTGGTGTGGGTCACCCGCTGGTCGAGCGTGTTGCCGTATCCAGCAATGTAGGGACGGGACCCCGCGAGAAGAGAATACTAACGCACTTGAGCGCACGTAGCAGCAGCTGAACAAATTATCCCGTCATCACGCCTcaccacccgcgccgcctaaccggccctgctgcagcttgTATTCtgtcaccctcgccgcccccagTCGCGACAGGCATGCCCAGAGGCTAAATAACCCGCGAGCTCGTTTTACGCGTTTCCCACCAAGCAAGCAATTGACTGATTGATTGCCCGTCGTTTCTTCTGTCAAACGAACtccgctcgtcgtccttttTTTCCTGCTTCTTTCTCCCATCCGGTTTTTTTTTCGACAAAGtctcgtcctccttctcctcacCCCCGTTCTCGTCCCCTttttcctcttcttcctccatTCAGTCGTCGTTGACCCGCCATCGCGCCTTTCCTCAATCGCCCCCTCCCGGACCCGCGTCtttgtgcgcgcgcgcgcctccttgcagtagtagcagcagcactacCATCGCTATCAACCCTGCAAACaaccccccctttcctttcaGACTCCATCAGCAATGGCGCGAACCAAGGAAGACGCAAAGGCAgcctccgccaccgcctccgccgccaccaccgccgagcCCCCCCGCCGGGGTCGTGGCCGACCcaagggcagcggcaagTCAGACGGAGTGAAGAAGGCCTACGTGCccaccggccgcccgcgcggtCGCCctcccggcagcggcaagaagaaggcggcagCGACTAGCCGGGCAGCCAAGGTCGCGTCTGGCACCGGCCGTCCGCGCGGCCGCCCCCCGGGCAGCGGAAAGAAGCAgttggctgctgccgccgccgccgccggtgaagacacgacgacgaacgggaacgcgacgcccacgcccaagacggccgcgggacggcgcggcgccgctcgcaAGTCGGATGCCGACCTgaccgcctcgaccgccagCAAGCGAGGGGGGCGCGGAGCCCGTGGCCGAAAGTCTGCCGGCTCCGCGAGCGAGacccccgacgacgaggctcgCGCCGCAGACGCTTCGTCCGACAAGGCCGAGGGTGAGTCCAACAgtcctgccgctgccgccgctgctgctgctgccagtcCGGCAAACGAGAGACGCTAAAACGAGCAACGTCGCAGAAggtgacgaagacgccggcgacgacgagcaagacGAGAAGATGGATGTGGAATCCGGAGAGGTCGGTGCCCAAcaaccgccgtcgccctggatCGCCGGGCTCAAGAACATGTTTCGCTGATggctttttcttctccttttTTCTGTCTGTGCAGGGCTCCGGAtccgaagaagaagaagaagaataaAAAAACAAAAGAGGACACGCGACATGCGACTGACGGCTTGACACCGCGGGCCCTCTTCACCCCCCTTTTTCCACGAACCCGCATGCACACACGAGTTCGGCaccggacggacggggaggTAGGCGTGTACGAGACGAAGAAACACGGCATCGTATCGTACCCGCGCAACATCGGGATCCAGCAACAGGGTCGGCTTCgaagggatggatgggccgCCGCAATTGGGATGGGGGATTGTTATTTTTTTGGGACAAGGCTACTATTCAGTTTCCTTGGTTGGCGCTGACTGGGATgcgctgggcgggcgtcgttTACGCGTCGTGTACTATTATGCGCTGCCCTTGCTGTCCATTGATGATCCCTTTTTTCTTTGGGGGTACCAAAGCAAGATGATGAGGTATCGTGTCATGACATGCGGAACAACGCCCTACTCCCTCTTCCACGCCTCAaactcctcgtcgaggtgccgCTTGAGCTGCTCGAAGCGGTTCCCAAAGTTCGtcccgcagcgccagcacaCGAGGTCCCGGCGCAGGTACCCCTGGCCCTTggggtcgcggcgcgggtcgtcgtcggcgagggggaAGTCGGCCAGGTCGACCAGGAAGGGCGTGTTGAACGAGTTGTAGTGCTTGCGGTGCCGCAGCCTGGCGGGCGAGTGCATGTCGCGCGACAGAACGTGGATGTGCAGGTGCGCCATGCTCGGCACCGCGTGCACGCCCAcgagcacctcggcctcCCAGTCGCGGCCCGGCGGGAGCTGCGTCTCGGCGCCTCGTGCCTCTTCTGgacctgctcctcccccagACTCTCGTCCATCTgcgtcatcaccaccaccacctcctcctccaagcgccgcctccccatTGAGCAccgcctcccgcctcgcATCCGCCTTGCTATACCTccccagcccgcgccgcaactcgcccgccaccaaGCCACGCAAACGCCCCGCCTCGGCCCGCACCTCTCGTAGAAACGCCGGGTCGCCGGAGAGCGCGTCAAACGGGTGCAGCAGGCtcacggcgggcgagcgcggcagcagcagcgcgtgcACCGTCGCCTTGGGGAACTTGTCCCGCAGGGCCACGAAGCCCTCGTTGTGGTagatgacgggcgacgacgacgacgacgaggaaaaCGACGCCGGGTCCTTGAGGTATGCGCCCAGTGCCATGCGGTCTCTGAAGGGGTTGGAGCGCGACGTGCGCGGCGGCTTTGCGtgggcggtgctgctgctcttggtcctgggctgctgctgctgatgcggGGGCCGCTTGGGGCCCATGAGTGCGGTGACTGTGGTTGTTGTGGCGACAGCTGTGCGTCAGCCTTGACTTTTAAAAAAGCTTCTATTTTAAACGGTTCagctcgccctgctgcgTACGGGGGTGTGACTTACACGCGTTCCGctgcgctggtggtggtgatgatgatgatgtcgaagGCCCCGCTACTTCGcccgcagcaggcggcggcggctgctgctgctgctgctgccgcccgtcctCGTGCTGGAGCTCCTCCCTTGTCATGGCCTCTTCCGAGTCCGTGTCCGTGCCTGCCATGGTGTTGTCGGGTGCTGTGGTGGCGAAACGGACCCTGCTGCGTGGGTGAAGCGTGATGAATGGAGGAGGTGAGTTGCGTCTTAGAAGCTGAATGAGATGTCACACACGTCGTTcggtgcgcggcggcggagcccgCACACATGCCACAAAGTACAGCATAGGCCTGAGCCTGACGGCGCAACACGCCACGGCTTGGGATATCCGAATGACAGACAGAGATTGATATGGGTTCTTTGTCACGGCCACTTGGAATTGCAAAGTCTTTTTCCTCATTACTCTAGCATTGTCGTCCAGGGCCCTCCTGCCGCACacaacaacatcatcggCGGATAACCTCCACCACGCACACTCACGGCACAGGCTCTCCTCCTCACGCATCCAAGCCGTTGAGCTCAATCAGCCTCTTCACCATCCGAATCaccttgtcctcgccgacgtcgagccccGGGTTCTCCACCTTCTTGGCGATCACGTCGTCCACCATGCCCCTCAGCCGGGCCACCAGCACGCCGATGCGCGCCCAGCCTCGCAGCCGGATCCATCCGTCTaccagcagcccgcgcccAAGCGTGTCCAGCTCGATGGCGCCTGAGAACATGAGCAGCGTGTATGCGTTGAAGGCTGGTCGTTGCATGTCAGCATCTCCCATCCCTGTCTGCATGTGCAGTGCTTGCGTATGTCGTCCGTCTGTAGAGTAGAGACAGGGCAACGGAATAAAAGGGGGAGGCGCCAAACTTACGCGTCAGGTCGCGGATGAAAATCTTGCTCGTCGAGATGATGCTAAAGTACGACATGTACGCCGCGCTCCCCGAGAAGCCCTGGCTTCCAAACAGCGTGCTGCTGGGGTGCACAAACACGCGTCCGTTCTCCTGGTTAAAGTACTTGATCAACCGCGCCTCCGGGTCCAGCTCCACCGCCCCCGACATGGAGTTCGCATACTTCTTGTCCGGGTACTGGATCCTCGCAATCTGCGGCGCAAAAGCCGACGCGATTAGGGCCCGTATCAGCAGCGGGTCACGCTggctcgcgctcgaggacgcgtCCGCCTTCCACGGCGTGGCGATGCCAATCTCCGAGAGCGCCGTGTAGAACTGCGACTTGGTGTTGGAAATGTCTGACAGCGTCTGGAACGAGAGAAAGTTCTCATCGCACCACGACCTGACCTGCCGTTGCGGGATTCGGTCTCGCATCAGCCCGTCCCACTGGTGGAAGGCCTCGAGATCCGTGATGAGGTCGCCATCTCCGCTGAAAAAGGTCatccttgcgcttctcgcctcctctctcctctcctgcGGCGATAGAAACGGGCTCCTGGCGCTCAGAATGGCCGCAATCGTCACGCAGTCGTCCAGGCACCCAAAGATGGCGCCGAATACCATGAGCTTTCCGCACCGCAGGTCTGCCGGCAGCATGGCAAGCTGTTGGCCCATGGCCgtgagctcgtcgccgtccatggcgccCATGCGCTGCAACAGCTTGATGGCGCCCTCGAtagccagcgccgccggcggcgtgggcgatCGGCCCAGGAACAAAGCCACGTCGCGCATGCCCATGGCGCGCACCGAGAGGCAGAGCTGCTCCAGCGGCACTCTTCGAAtctccggctccggccgcTCGGCCATCTGCTGCTCGAGGTTTTGCGTGTAGAGCTTGTAGCATCGGCCCTCCTGCACACGACCCGCGCGGCCACGTCTCTGCttgcacgccgcccgcgaggcccaCGTCTCCTCGAGCCTCCGCATGTTGTTTTGCGCGTCGAAGCTAgtctccttgaccttgccgctgTCAATCACAGCCACAATGTCGTCGATGGTGATGGACGTCTCCGCGACGTTGGTAGCGACCACGATCTTGCGTTTGCCCGGCGGTGGGCTAGCAAAGACCCTCTTCTGCTCTCGCGTCTCCAAGGACGCGTGAAGAGGCAGAACGTGTAGGGAGTTTATCGACCGCAGGTAGTTGCAAGCGTGGTTGatctcgcccacgcccggcAGGAAGATAAGGAtgccgcccgtcttcttTTCATAGGAGAGCTCGTagtcgatggccttgaccgTCTCCGCCAGCAGGTTGTAGTTGATCCGGTGCCCGAGCTTCTGGATGATCTTGCCCATCGCCTCGTCCCCGATGAACCCCTTGTCGTTGGCTTCGGCGTTGAAGCCCGTCATCCGGATCACGTCGTCAAGGTAATACTCGTCGACGGGGAATGTTCTACCAGAAATCTCGACGGTGCCCACATTCAAGCCCTCTGAGGCGAAGTAGTACTTGAAAGTGGTCGCATCTAGGGTTGCCGACATGAGGATGAGCTTTAGCATGTccttcttcgtcctcatcaCGTCGCGGATGAGATTCAGCAGAAAGTCCGTGTCTAAACTCCTTTCGTGtacctcgtcgatgatgacgtgGCTCACGTCCGCCAACGCTGCCACAACATCgtcgacacgcccgccagACGTCTGCAGACGCCGCAGCAACACACCGGTTGTGACAAATGTGATTCGCGTATCCCGTGACTGTCGTGACTCTCCACGGATGGCGTATCCGACTTCGTCTCCCACACGGGAGCACCGCTCTTCTGCCACTCTGTCCGCGAGGCCTAGCGCTGAGATTCTGCGCGGCTGCGTGACAATCATGTTGGCGCATTCGCCGAGACCTTGCCCGTACAGGTCGTCCAGGATAAATTGCACTGACTGCGTGGACTTTCCAGATCCCGTCTCTCCGCTGATAATGGTAACGTGGTTGTCGATGACGGTCTGAATAATGCGCTCTCGCATCTGCCAAGCTGGCAGCGTCTTCCGCTTCGCCAGCATGCCCTTCCAAGCGGAACTCTCTTGTCTCTTGAGCCACCTTTCCGTGCTCTGATTGTCTGTTCGCCACTGAATCTGTCTCGGGGGCCTTCGGGAACGTTGTTTTGATGCTGCTGACAGTATGGGGTGATTctcggaggcggccgacgacacggcAGAGATGTCCACAAGCTTGCCAGGATTGTCGATTATGGCGTTAATGTTCTGCTGTACCCAGTCCGTGACAAGATATATCTTCATCGGTTCGTCCTGCAAAGACTCCTCCATGT from Purpureocillium takamizusanense chromosome 4, complete sequence includes the following:
- the ucp12 gene encoding RNA helicase (EggNog:ENOG503NWAW~COG:A); this translates as MVKKGKGKAEQPAAGLANPAKDAAKGKKGQKATAIEPAAPAEPAAPPPKPTVKQIIGGSSWTGKLPVNLLSEYCQKQQWGKPEYDTRKTPEGFSVWVTLSAKDPKTQLMTKLDPFKIPPSHKHLLLRDTALEAKHAAATYALFRVCSMQNKHTVLPPDYKSLWKEFQALKAQDVKEGKAWMYEADPFKALQERQDAKAAAEKKRKEAEAAKAKAKEMHGAAGLVLLSGANGGAGPNPMKGWITAPKVEMGRKTRVQLEALLRQGIKWNPHDVRMPQSRKDAVVAELAKLGFRRSHVAEAVEYCKDREETLEWLLIHVPEDDLPRWALPESYSAGISVGATNLRREGIIKSLSETGYSLELCTRLVDENGGDEGKAAEALQNILLAATSAEQSSDDADDFLDLGSPEEQWKEEVESLEAMYGENFRREGDQVIQIRLESVRNAQDPKQGEVEAFLQVRKASSYPKHLIIAIIAKLPSYIKLSVTKKALAYMEESLQDEPMKIYLVTDWVQQNINAIIDNPGKLVDISAVSSAASENHPILSAASKQRSRRPPRQIQWRTDNQSTERWLKRQESSAWKGMLAKRKTLPAWQMRERIIQTVIDNHVTIISGETGSGKSTQSVQFILDDLYGQGLGECANMIVTQPRRISALGLADRVAEERCSRVGDEVGYAIRGESRQSRDTRITFVTTGVLLRRLQTSGGRVDDVVAALADVSHVIIDEVHERSLDTDFLLNLIRDVMRTKKDMLKLILMSATLDATTFKYYFASEGLNVGTVEISGRTFPVDEYYLDDVIRMTGFNAEANDKGFIGDEAMGKIIQKLGHRINYNLLAETVKAIDYELSYEKKTGGILIFLPGVGEINHACNYLRSINSLHVLPLHASLETREQKRVFASPPPGKRKIVVATNVAETSITIDDIVAVIDSGKVKETSFDAQNNMRRLEETWASRAACKQRRGRAGRVQEGRCYKLYTQNLEQQMAERPEPEIRRVPLEQLCLSVRAMGMRDVALFLGRSPTPPAALAIEGAIKLLQRMGAMDGDELTAMGQQLAMLPADLRCGKLMVFGAIFGCLDDCVTIAAILSARSPFLSPQERREEARSARMTFFSGDGDLITDLEAFHQWDGLMRDRIPQRQVRSWCDENFLSFQTLSDISNTKSQFYTALSEIGIATPWKADASSSASQRDPLLIRALIASAFAPQIARIQYPDKKYANSMSGAVELDPEARLIKYFNQENGRVFVHPSSTLFGSQGFSGSAAYMSYFSIISTSKIFIRDLTPFNAYTLLMFSGAIELDTLGRGLLVDGWIRLRGWARIGVLVARLRGMVDDVIAKKVENPGLDVGEDKVIRMVKRLIELNGLDA
- the HNT3 gene encoding aprataxin-like protein, variant 2 (COG:S~EggNog:ENOG503P02Q) produces the protein MGPKRPPHQQQQPRTKSSSTAHAKPPRTSRSNPFRDRMALGAYLKDPASFSSSSSSSPVIYHNEGFVALRDKFPKATVHALLLPRSPAVSLLHPFDALSGDPAFLREVRAEAGRLRGLVAGELRRGLGRYSKADARREAVLNGEAALGGGGGGGDDADGRESGGGAGPEEARGAETQLPPGRDWEAEVLVGVHAVPSMAHLHIHVLSRDMHSPARLRHRKHYNSFNTPFLVDLADFPLADDDPRRDPKGQGYLRRDLVCWRCGTNFGNRFEQLKRHLDEEFEAWKRE
- the HNT3 gene encoding aprataxin-like protein (COG:S~EggNog:ENOG503P02Q) — translated: MAGTDTDSEEAMTREELQHEDGRQQQQQQPPPPAAGEVAGPSTSSSSPPPAQRNAFTALMGPKRPPHQQQQPRTKSSSTAHAKPPRTSRSNPFRDRMALGAYLKDPASFSSSSSSSPVIYHNEGFVALRDKFPKATVHALLLPRSPAVSLLHPFDALSGDPAFLREVRAEAGRLRGLVAGELRRGLGRYSKADARREAVLNGEAALGGGGGGGDDADGRESGGGAGPEEARGAETQLPPGRDWEAEVLVGVHAVPSMAHLHIHVLSRDMHSPARLRHRKHYNSFNTPFLVDLADFPLADDDPRRDPKGQGYLRRDLVCWRCGTNFGNRFEQLKRHLDEEFEAWKRE